A single genomic interval of uncultured Desulfobulbus sp. harbors:
- a CDS encoding radical SAM protein, which translates to MHPTTPPSLLFANAKGEILDYGGLHMAGSGAGHLYRPKLDELIELPAGSELFALPQRLPIGMEPESEDPALLATNPYQPEEPIQAVAAFMAPAHTAIYTAAYQAEEGDVPLLPLFAYTAVGWADGKFWVAAFRSDQDCRQDAEQFNFALLENRTLKQLKKHRNNRLIQHLGKCCLTYGCPAARNYFLGRWEAPLPCSPVCNADCAGCISLQPSGCCPSTQDRITFVPTEREIAEIAVDHLKSAPLPIVSFGQGCEGEPLMQAKVMEKSIRLIRSQTDKGTINLNTNGSLPEAVDRLAVAGLDSIRISMNSAQLEKHRLYYRPKGFSLEDVCQSIAVMKRHGRHVSLNYFILPGFTDDPNEFEALATLIERFRPDFIQLRNLNMDPEYYLQVIEHAPAQPPLGILNWLRQLKARFPFLGFGYYNPPLRT; encoded by the coding sequence GTGCATCCCACTACCCCACCCTCCCTGCTGTTTGCAAACGCTAAAGGTGAAATCCTTGATTACGGCGGCCTGCATATGGCAGGGAGCGGAGCTGGCCATCTGTACAGGCCCAAACTCGACGAGTTGATCGAACTTCCTGCTGGAAGTGAACTCTTTGCCCTGCCCCAACGGTTACCGATCGGTATGGAACCGGAAAGCGAGGACCCGGCGCTGCTGGCAACCAATCCCTACCAACCCGAGGAACCGATCCAGGCGGTGGCCGCCTTTATGGCCCCTGCCCATACCGCCATCTACACCGCGGCCTATCAGGCAGAAGAAGGCGATGTGCCTCTCCTGCCCCTGTTTGCCTATACCGCCGTGGGCTGGGCCGACGGCAAGTTCTGGGTGGCCGCTTTTCGCAGCGATCAGGATTGCCGCCAGGACGCCGAACAGTTCAACTTTGCGCTCCTGGAAAACCGCACCCTCAAACAGTTGAAAAAACACCGGAACAATCGTCTCATCCAGCATTTGGGCAAGTGCTGTCTCACCTACGGTTGCCCTGCAGCCCGCAACTACTTTCTTGGTCGCTGGGAGGCCCCCCTGCCCTGTTCGCCGGTGTGCAATGCCGACTGCGCCGGATGCATTTCCCTGCAACCCTCGGGTTGCTGCCCCTCAACCCAGGATCGCATCACCTTTGTTCCCACCGAACGGGAAATCGCCGAAATAGCCGTGGACCATCTCAAAAGCGCCCCTCTTCCCATCGTCAGTTTCGGCCAGGGCTGCGAGGGGGAACCGCTGATGCAGGCCAAGGTCATGGAAAAAAGCATCCGCCTGATACGCAGTCAAACTGACAAGGGAACGATCAATCTCAACACCAACGGCAGCTTGCCCGAGGCAGTTGACCGTCTGGCTGTAGCCGGGCTTGATTCCATTCGCATCTCGATGAACAGCGCTCAACTGGAAAAACACCGGCTGTATTATCGGCCCAAGGGTTTTTCTCTGGAGGATGTGTGCCAATCGATTGCGGTGATGAAACGTCATGGCCGCCATGTTTCACTCAATTATTTCATCCTTCCCGGGTTCACCGACGATCCCAATGAATTCGAGGCACTGGCAACCTTGATCGAACGGTTTCGGCCGGATTTTATCCAGCTGCGCAACCTCAACATGGACCCGGAATACTATCTGCAGGTTATCGAACACGCACCCGCTCAACCACCGCTGGGCATCCTCAATTGGCTGCGTCAACTCAAGGCCCGTTTTCCCTTCCTTGGATTTGGCTACTACAACCCTCCGCTTCGCACTTAG
- the glgP gene encoding alpha-glucan family phosphorylase yields the protein MNSSVKMSSFSLASLICSNRFGTYFGVSQEIFDRVWSNLTDPGVSSIAYISMEIGADPDVFHPIKDFLTQENILQDPNPQIMAFLQKYLFNVRKIPNYSGGLGVLAGDTLKSFADLHLPTLGISLLYREGYFSQIVDSKVGQIDHATLWHPEKTPTLFQLQTPGRPEQPLTIEIPFYNGQQQPIMVKAQVWMKIELNDCRDFFVPEFLLDYSLPDAPAWIKESAHQLYNAKSTIIKANQRRMLGSAILPLFDALGLTPHSLHLNEQHGVTVTLHMILREMQQKFGENYADIMSDADILAAADKVAQQIVYTIHTPVKAGHDRFSRDLYSSISHKAFERILNLVAHDEERFHEYNFTAMAMRLNRAINSVSRLHRDVTKKQFPAFASKIKAITNGVHHLTWISDHRKACFDRTPSLNNWRNDPSCFTAIAPEEKGPLTDALDQAWKEDNRILVDYINTMLRRHREQMVETWIDPPNYLSALPEQQWLQPGVFTLGFARRFSTYKRADLIFDDIERLANILVENNWPVNFVFAGKAHPADEPGKYVLKLILDNQEELYQRSQGLGKLVFVTGYDMHIAKLMVAGVHAWLNSPKRPLEASGTSGMKAAMNGVPNISIMDGWWVEGYHQGQTGWKFGYEGQVDDADLSEDPDTLLYTEDSSAFYELLPTVLDTFYNHPEQYMERAYNNLRLNVPIFNTHRMAAEYVGQYGLALPAQLQQKIDQFRRLYQSEDATP from the coding sequence ATGAACAGCTCTGTAAAGATGTCTTCTTTTTCACTGGCTTCACTCATCTGCAGCAATCGTTTTGGCACCTATTTCGGTGTTTCCCAAGAGATTTTTGACCGGGTCTGGTCAAATCTCACCGATCCTGGTGTCAGCAGCATCGCCTACATTTCAATGGAAATAGGTGCGGATCCCGATGTTTTTCACCCGATAAAAGATTTCCTCACCCAGGAAAACATTCTCCAGGACCCCAATCCCCAGATCATGGCCTTTCTGCAGAAGTACCTCTTTAATGTCAGGAAAATACCCAATTACAGCGGTGGGCTGGGAGTTCTTGCCGGTGACACCCTCAAAAGTTTTGCCGACCTGCACCTGCCGACCCTGGGCATCAGCCTGCTGTACCGCGAGGGCTATTTCTCCCAGATTGTCGATTCTAAAGTGGGCCAAATCGACCACGCCACCCTGTGGCATCCCGAAAAGACCCCGACCCTGTTCCAACTGCAGACACCTGGCCGCCCCGAACAACCGCTGACGATCGAGATTCCGTTCTACAACGGCCAGCAGCAGCCGATCATGGTCAAGGCGCAGGTCTGGATGAAAATCGAGCTCAACGATTGTCGGGATTTCTTCGTGCCTGAATTTCTTCTCGACTACAGCCTGCCCGATGCACCGGCCTGGATCAAGGAATCCGCCCACCAACTGTACAACGCCAAATCCACCATTATCAAAGCCAATCAGCGGCGCATGCTCGGCTCAGCGATCTTGCCGCTTTTCGATGCACTCGGTTTGACGCCCCATTCCCTGCATCTGAACGAACAGCACGGCGTCACCGTTACCCTGCACATGATTCTTCGGGAGATGCAGCAAAAGTTCGGCGAGAACTATGCGGATATCATGAGCGATGCCGATATCCTTGCGGCTGCGGATAAGGTCGCGCAACAGATCGTCTACACCATCCACACTCCGGTCAAAGCCGGACACGACCGTTTCTCCCGTGACCTTTACTCATCCATCAGCCACAAGGCGTTTGAACGCATTTTGAACCTGGTGGCGCACGATGAGGAACGGTTCCATGAGTACAACTTCACTGCCATGGCGATGCGTCTTAATCGTGCCATCAACAGTGTCAGCCGCCTTCATCGCGATGTCACCAAAAAGCAGTTCCCGGCCTTTGCTTCCAAAATCAAGGCAATCACCAACGGAGTCCATCACCTGACCTGGATCAGTGATCATCGCAAAGCCTGCTTCGACCGTACGCCGTCCCTGAACAACTGGAGAAACGACCCCAGCTGTTTCACCGCCATTGCCCCCGAGGAAAAGGGCCCGCTCACCGATGCGCTGGACCAGGCATGGAAGGAGGACAACCGTATTTTGGTGGACTACATCAACACCATGTTGCGACGCCATCGGGAACAGATGGTTGAAACCTGGATCGACCCCCCCAACTATCTTTCCGCTCTCCCCGAACAGCAATGGCTCCAACCCGGCGTCTTCACCCTGGGATTTGCCAGACGCTTTTCCACCTATAAACGGGCCGATCTGATCTTTGACGACATCGAACGACTCGCCAACATCCTGGTGGAAAACAATTGGCCAGTGAATTTCGTCTTTGCCGGCAAAGCGCATCCGGCGGATGAACCCGGTAAATACGTACTCAAGCTGATTCTCGACAACCAGGAAGAGCTGTATCAGCGCAGCCAGGGCCTGGGTAAGCTCGTCTTCGTTACCGGCTATGATATGCATATTGCCAAACTGATGGTCGCCGGGGTTCACGCCTGGCTTAACAGTCCCAAACGCCCCCTTGAGGCCAGCGGAACCAGCGGTATGAAGGCGGCGATGAACGGCGTGCCCAATATCAGCATCATGGATGGCTGGTGGGTCGAAGGTTACCACCAAGGACAGACCGGCTGGAAATTCGGCTATGAGGGGCAGGTCGATGACGCCGACCTGAGCGAGGATCCCGATACGCTGTTGTACACCGAGGATTCCTCCGCCTTTTATGAGTTGCTGCCCACGGTCCTCGACACCTTTTACAACCACCCGGAGCAGTACATGGAACGAGCCTACAACAATCTTCGCCTCAATGTCCCCATTTTCAACACCCATCGCATGGCTGCGGAATATGTTGGCCAGTACGGCCTTGCCTTACCTGCGCAACTGCAACAGAAGATCGATCAGTTCCGTCGACTGTACCAGAGCGAGGACGCAACCCCCTGA
- the pal gene encoding peptidoglycan-associated lipoprotein Pal yields MGSKKMLHLATLVVLVLGMGLTGCSKKTVATAPEMTGAEGAGAPESLETADSGIMEGRTSGPMVPVYFAFDSSKIEGEQVQRIETDADFMKKNPGLSIRIEGNCDPRGTQEYNLALGERRAQSAKKYLVNLGVNPDQLTTVSFGEEKLLLFGHDEISWAQNRRDDFVIVK; encoded by the coding sequence ATGGGTAGTAAAAAGATGTTGCATTTAGCCACGTTAGTGGTGCTTGTCCTGGGCATGGGCCTGACAGGCTGCAGCAAGAAGACCGTTGCGACTGCACCTGAGATGACCGGTGCTGAAGGAGCAGGCGCGCCAGAATCTCTGGAGACTGCAGATTCGGGGATTATGGAAGGTCGCACCTCCGGGCCGATGGTCCCGGTGTATTTCGCATTCGATAGCTCCAAAATTGAGGGCGAGCAGGTGCAGCGCATCGAAACCGATGCAGATTTCATGAAGAAAAATCCCGGATTGAGTATTCGGATTGAAGGCAACTGTGACCCGCGTGGTACACAGGAATACAACCTTGCTTTGGGTGAACGTCGCGCTCAGAGTGCCAAAAAATATTTGGTAAATCTCGGAGTCAATCCGGATCAGTTGACGACCGTCAGCTTTGGAGAGGAGAAACTGCTCCTCTTCGGCCACGATGAAATTTCCTGGGCACAAAACCGCCGGGATGATTTCGTCATTGTGAAGTAA
- a CDS encoding OmpH family outer membrane protein, with product MYEAINIHFNVSGAITVKNVMRVLGCIVMVAVFCLQSHHCLAADSKIAVIDMKEVLSTSTAGKRAQGIIERKMKSLQASLKADENSLVEMQKEMEKKGAAWSDSVKRDKAMEFQQKRRALAEKQEQANQDLRKLREQNVNPILKKLEDIVGKVASDAGYSIVLPRNVVLYSTTSVDITDKIVTELNKVMK from the coding sequence TTGTACGAGGCCATCAACATTCATTTCAATGTATCTGGAGCAATAACTGTGAAAAATGTGATGCGTGTATTGGGGTGTATAGTCATGGTAGCCGTCTTTTGTTTGCAGAGCCATCATTGCCTGGCTGCGGACAGCAAAATTGCGGTTATTGACATGAAAGAAGTCCTTTCCACCTCAACCGCTGGCAAGAGAGCTCAAGGAATTATTGAGAGAAAAATGAAATCTCTTCAGGCCTCCCTCAAGGCGGATGAAAACAGCCTTGTCGAGATGCAAAAAGAGATGGAGAAGAAGGGGGCAGCCTGGAGTGACAGCGTCAAGCGTGACAAGGCCATGGAGTTTCAGCAGAAGCGGCGCGCTTTGGCAGAAAAACAGGAACAGGCAAATCAGGACTTGAGAAAATTGCGTGAGCAAAACGTCAATCCCATTCTCAAGAAACTGGAAGATATCGTCGGAAAAGTGGCTTCTGATGCGGGGTATTCTATTGTCCTGCCTCGTAACGTGGTGCTCTACTCAACCACTTCCGTTGATATCACCGACAAGATTGTCACCGAACTGAACAAGGTGATGAAGTAA
- a CDS encoding YicC/YloC family endoribonuclease — protein MRLRSMTGFGRGEVSGSGRTWVAEVRTVNHRFLDQRVILPRLFAAMEEPVKKVVAGFLDRGRVDVTFSLQGISSVEPRLVVNESVARQYHRCLRQLIEEYQLASEVSLKDMLTQRDVISLEEPRPDMDTEWTMISQALEAALVDCNLMREKEGAALQQELLGRLAKFEAIVLEIEEKIPELQQQRQQDLRTRVNKLLEGLDIDPIRLAQETAIMADKSDVTEEITRLHSHVAQFRAFLMSDEPVGRRLDFLLQEFLREVNTLSSKIANAGIAHLGVEMKNEIEKLREQVQNIE, from the coding sequence ATGCGACTGCGGAGTATGACGGGATTTGGACGGGGCGAGGTCTCCGGGAGCGGCAGAACGTGGGTTGCCGAGGTTCGGACGGTGAACCACCGTTTTTTGGATCAGCGGGTGATTTTGCCTCGGCTGTTTGCCGCCATGGAAGAACCGGTGAAAAAAGTGGTCGCCGGTTTTTTAGATCGTGGTCGCGTCGATGTCACCTTCAGCCTGCAGGGAATTTCCTCGGTTGAACCGAGATTGGTGGTCAATGAGAGTGTCGCTCGCCAGTATCATCGCTGCCTGCGTCAACTCATTGAAGAGTACCAGCTCGCCAGTGAAGTCAGCCTCAAAGACATGCTCACCCAGCGAGATGTGATCAGTCTGGAAGAGCCTCGGCCGGACATGGATACCGAGTGGACCATGATCAGCCAGGCCCTGGAGGCAGCGCTCGTGGACTGTAATCTCATGCGCGAGAAGGAAGGCGCTGCATTGCAGCAGGAATTGCTGGGGCGGTTGGCTAAGTTTGAAGCAATCGTCCTTGAGATCGAGGAGAAAATTCCCGAGTTGCAGCAGCAACGTCAACAGGATCTCCGCACCCGGGTCAACAAGCTGCTTGAAGGTCTGGATATCGATCCCATACGCTTGGCCCAGGAAACGGCCATCATGGCGGATAAGAGCGATGTCACCGAGGAAATCACCCGTCTGCACAGTCACGTGGCGCAGTTTCGCGCATTCTTGATGAGTGATGAGCCGGTTGGCCGACGCCTTGATTTTCTTTTGCAGGAGTTTTTGCGCGAGGTCAACACTCTCTCTTCCAAGATTGCCAATGCAGGGATTGCCCACCTCGGTGTTGAAATGAAAAACGAAATCGAAAAACTGCGTGAGCAGGTGCAGAACATCGAATAG
- a CDS encoding DUF370 domain-containing protein, which yields MDSRLVNIGFGNAVKVGRILAVVNPGSSPIRKLKEEARLEKKIIDVTEGRRTRAIILLDSGHLVLSSVQPETISQRLLAMDQEQRYPRQISASKAKQEETDE from the coding sequence ATGGATAGTCGACTGGTCAATATCGGCTTTGGCAACGCGGTCAAGGTCGGAAGGATTCTTGCTGTGGTCAATCCCGGTTCCTCACCCATACGGAAGCTGAAGGAAGAGGCGCGCCTGGAAAAAAAAATAATCGATGTGACCGAAGGAAGGAGAACACGCGCCATTATCCTGCTCGATTCTGGTCACCTGGTGCTTTCTTCGGTACAGCCTGAGACCATCAGCCAACGTCTGCTGGCCATGGATCAGGAGCAACGGTACCCCAGGCAGATTTCAGCGTCCAAGGCCAAACAGGAGGAAACCGATGAATAA
- the gmk gene encoding guanylate kinase, with amino-acid sequence MNKGLLLVLSAPSGCGKTTILKRVMAELPSLSFSVSHTTRKPRPGEVDGVQYHFVSPQDFLALRDQQPCGFLEWAEVHGNYYGTSVAEVERRCRQGQDVLLDIDVQGAAQVRQGADPVTVFIAPPSLQVLEQRLRGRGTESEETIGRRLHNARAEMAEIAAYDYVIVNDKLEEAVESLRSIIIAERCRRRRDRRGVPMQWEAL; translated from the coding sequence ATGAATAAAGGATTGCTGTTGGTTCTTTCCGCCCCTTCGGGATGCGGAAAAACCACTATCCTCAAGCGGGTGATGGCGGAGTTGCCGTCCCTGTCCTTTTCCGTGTCCCACACCACCCGAAAGCCCCGCCCCGGGGAGGTCGATGGGGTACAGTACCACTTTGTTTCTCCACAGGATTTTTTGGCCCTGCGCGACCAGCAGCCCTGCGGCTTTCTCGAATGGGCCGAAGTCCACGGCAACTACTACGGGACGAGCGTTGCCGAGGTGGAGCGGCGTTGCCGGCAAGGCCAGGATGTGCTTTTGGATATCGACGTTCAGGGGGCGGCACAGGTACGTCAAGGCGCAGATCCGGTCACTGTTTTCATTGCTCCGCCCTCGTTGCAGGTCCTGGAGCAGCGACTGCGTGGCCGGGGAACCGAAAGTGAGGAAACCATTGGCCGGCGGCTGCACAATGCCAGGGCTGAAATGGCCGAGATCGCTGCCTACGACTATGTGATTGTCAACGATAAGCTTGAGGAGGCAGTTGAAAGTTTGCGCAGCATTATTATTGCCGAACGATGCCGCCGGCGAAGAGATCGTCGCGGTGTACCGATGCAGTGGGAGGCACTCTGA
- the rlmB gene encoding 23S rRNA (guanosine(2251)-2'-O)-methyltransferase RlmB, which produces MARAKTSDRKSEVCEPEGSQEDLIWGINAVWEALFQPSGSTVSEILVQSGKAGQRLQQIIDGARERSVAVKFVDPVRMRVPKNCRHQGVVARLSEAKLLDLDALLAGLGDVHLQDPPKILILDSIQDPRNLGSILRSALAAGFSRVIMTRERSVPVTGTVARTSAGAVAHLQICRVVNLAEALGTLKDHGFWIFGAVAEPEVASIYSTDFSGPMALVIGSEGKGIRPLVRRQCDHLVTIPMPGSFNSLNASVAAAVIMFEIARRSTEPPVQKA; this is translated from the coding sequence ATGGCCCGAGCAAAAACGTCGGACCGCAAAAGCGAAGTCTGCGAACCGGAAGGTAGTCAGGAGGATCTGATCTGGGGGATCAATGCGGTCTGGGAGGCGCTTTTTCAGCCGTCGGGAAGTACGGTGAGTGAGATTCTGGTTCAGTCCGGCAAGGCCGGGCAGCGACTGCAGCAAATTATCGATGGCGCCAGGGAGCGTTCAGTTGCGGTCAAGTTCGTTGATCCTGTGCGTATGCGGGTCCCTAAAAACTGTCGTCATCAGGGGGTGGTGGCTCGTCTGAGCGAGGCAAAACTACTCGATCTCGATGCCTTGCTCGCAGGCCTGGGAGATGTTCACCTGCAGGATCCCCCGAAAATTCTCATCCTGGATTCCATTCAGGATCCACGCAACCTGGGGTCCATCCTGCGCTCCGCCCTTGCAGCTGGATTTTCACGGGTGATCATGACCCGGGAGCGCAGTGTCCCGGTGACCGGAACCGTTGCCCGCACCTCGGCAGGCGCTGTCGCCCATCTGCAGATATGCCGGGTGGTAAATCTTGCCGAGGCGCTCGGCACCCTTAAGGACCATGGCTTTTGGATCTTTGGGGCCGTGGCCGAACCCGAGGTGGCCTCCATCTACAGTACGGATTTTTCCGGTCCCATGGCATTGGTGATCGGCAGTGAAGGCAAGGGAATCAGGCCCTTGGTTCGACGACAATGCGATCACCTGGTGACCATTCCCATGCCGGGGAGCTTCAATTCGCTCAACGCCTCGGTGGCGGCAGCGGTCATCATGTTTGAGATCGCCCGTCGTTCGACGGAACCTCCTGTGCAAAAGGCCTAA
- the rpsA gene encoding 30S ribosomal protein S1 codes for MSDETFAELFQAKTVSKTALKPGTKVDANIVGISGENIFLDVGGKSEGVLHASELRNEADELPVVIGDRIQVFFLAARGGEMIFTTRLGSSQSGSRELEEAFQAGIPVEGKVTGEVKGGFSVTVAGQRGFCPYSQMDVRKVETPDEYLEKTFTFKIIEYGNQGRNIILSARAIQEEQRRQEREALKASLTEGAQVSGVVTSIRDFGAFVDIGGVDGLIPISELAWGQTDRVDDVLSRGQQVEVIVKRLDWDRDRISLSLRETLPNPWDSVVSKYPVGSVQQGTVCRLAAFGAFVTLEPGIDGLLHISKLGAGRRIHHPREVVEVGQEMTVKIESIDTVQKRIALVPEDFVAKEKEAQTSKREEFTPPPVSKESQSMGTLGDLLKSQLKKKS; via the coding sequence ATGAGCGACGAAACTTTTGCAGAGCTTTTTCAGGCAAAAACGGTCTCCAAGACCGCCCTCAAACCCGGCACCAAGGTTGACGCGAATATCGTGGGCATCAGCGGGGAAAACATTTTCCTGGATGTCGGCGGGAAAAGCGAGGGGGTCCTCCACGCCTCCGAGCTGCGCAATGAAGCTGATGAACTGCCCGTGGTCATAGGTGACCGTATTCAGGTATTTTTCCTGGCGGCACGTGGCGGCGAGATGATCTTCACTACCCGGTTGGGCTCCAGCCAGAGCGGATCCCGTGAGCTTGAAGAGGCTTTCCAGGCCGGCATTCCAGTTGAGGGGAAGGTCACCGGAGAGGTGAAGGGCGGTTTTTCGGTCACCGTGGCCGGCCAGCGCGGCTTTTGCCCCTACTCGCAGATGGATGTGCGCAAGGTTGAGACGCCGGATGAATATCTTGAAAAGACATTCACCTTTAAAATCATTGAATACGGCAATCAGGGACGGAACATCATCCTCTCGGCCCGGGCAATCCAGGAAGAGCAACGCCGCCAGGAACGGGAGGCCCTTAAGGCCAGCCTCACCGAAGGTGCCCAGGTCAGCGGCGTGGTCACCTCGATCCGTGATTTCGGCGCCTTTGTCGATATCGGCGGGGTTGACGGCCTCATTCCCATTTCCGAACTGGCCTGGGGGCAGACGGATCGCGTCGATGATGTGTTGAGCCGGGGGCAGCAAGTTGAGGTGATCGTCAAACGTCTGGACTGGGATCGCGACCGCATCTCCTTGAGCCTGCGCGAAACCCTTCCCAACCCATGGGATAGCGTGGTCAGCAAGTATCCGGTTGGCTCGGTGCAACAGGGGACGGTCTGCCGCCTGGCCGCCTTCGGCGCCTTCGTTACCTTGGAGCCGGGTATCGATGGACTTCTCCACATTTCCAAGCTGGGAGCCGGGCGAAGAATCCATCACCCTCGGGAGGTGGTTGAGGTCGGCCAGGAGATGACGGTTAAAATCGAGTCGATCGACACGGTGCAGAAACGAATCGCCCTGGTGCCGGAAGATTTCGTTGCCAAAGAGAAAGAGGCGCAGACCAGCAAACGTGAAGAGTTCACGCCACCGCCCGTGAGCAAGGAATCGCAATCCATGGGAACCCTGGGCGATCTGCTCAAATCCCAACTCAAGAAAAAAAGCTAA
- a CDS encoding YfcE family phosphodiesterase, which yields MRIAVLSDSHDHIPNLHMAVQKANQAQADLLIHCGDLISPFMLRYLHAFNGPVHLIYGNNAGDQHLISARCGTMFANIYHHGTHGWIAVEGWRIAFNHYPKLARELARSGSFHLVCYGHDHIFHSERLGACLLVNPGDLLGKDEEPSFALVDLEAGTIHREYVGSKFVLPEESSED from the coding sequence ATGCGTATTGCCGTTTTATCCGATAGCCACGACCATATTCCCAATCTGCATATGGCGGTGCAGAAAGCCAATCAGGCACAGGCGGATCTGCTCATTCACTGTGGGGATTTAATCTCACCGTTCATGCTCCGCTACCTGCACGCTTTCAATGGGCCGGTGCATCTCATTTACGGGAACAATGCGGGCGATCAGCACCTTATCTCCGCGCGTTGCGGAACGATGTTTGCCAACATCTATCATCATGGCACCCATGGGTGGATCGCCGTCGAGGGTTGGCGAATCGCATTCAATCATTACCCAAAGTTGGCCCGTGAGCTCGCCAGATCCGGTTCTTTTCACCTGGTCTGCTACGGTCACGACCACATTTTCCACAGTGAACGTCTCGGTGCCTGCCTCCTGGTCAACCCCGGTGACTTGCTGGGCAAAGATGAAGAGCCCTCCTTTGCCTTGGTGGACCTGGAGGCGGGAACGATCCACCGGGAATATGTCGGCAGTAAATTCGTTCTCCCAGAAGAGAGTTCAGAAGATTAA
- a CDS encoding outer membrane lipoprotein carrier protein LolA, translating to MYKCCHAVLVACLALLLALPALAAPKAKGQQDEPPLEQLQATYQGLHSLQFAFTQVTDSGGRIKEGNGSAAFYRSGVPGTTNSGVMRWDYEAPNQQVILNNGRELSIYTPQDKQLIISPIQDLDADITFALFTGSKKLTDEFIASEPDPVFYVNVPPVNMQAIQLVPKQPHPQLKRIQIWVDNHHVLHRLLMEDHFGALTELDFFDIQFNGLPAKDSKQEQRLLKLDLAPGTEIIRQ from the coding sequence ATGTATAAATGTTGCCACGCTGTTCTTGTCGCCTGTCTCGCCCTGCTCCTTGCACTTCCCGCCCTTGCCGCCCCAAAAGCGAAGGGACAGCAAGACGAGCCTCCCCTGGAGCAGCTGCAAGCCACCTATCAAGGTCTGCATAGCCTGCAGTTCGCTTTTACCCAGGTCACTGACTCCGGAGGACGCATCAAGGAGGGCAACGGTTCTGCCGCTTTTTATCGAAGCGGCGTACCTGGCACCACAAATTCCGGTGTCATGCGTTGGGATTACGAAGCGCCCAACCAACAGGTGATCCTCAACAACGGCCGCGAACTCTCCATCTACACCCCGCAGGACAAACAATTGATTATCTCGCCGATCCAGGATTTGGATGCCGACATCACCTTTGCCCTGTTTACCGGTTCCAAGAAGCTGACCGACGAGTTTATCGCCAGCGAACCTGATCCGGTGTTTTATGTCAACGTTCCTCCTGTCAATATGCAGGCCATCCAACTCGTCCCCAAGCAGCCGCACCCCCAACTCAAACGAATACAGATCTGGGTGGACAATCATCACGTCCTTCACCGCCTTTTGATGGAAGATCATTTCGGCGCACTGACCGAGCTCGATTTTTTCGACATTCAATTTAATGGGTTGCCTGCCAAAGATTCCAAACAGGAACAGCGATTACTCAAACTCGACCTTGCGCCGGGAACGGAAATAATTCGCCAATAA
- the murI gene encoding glutamate racemase encodes MIGIFDSGVGGMTVARAIETLCPGFPLVYLGDLARSPYGSKSPAMITEYSQRNTDFLLRQGAKIIVIACNSAASTASSFLREHYSQTIIDVIYPAVQKAAAVSKTGRIGVIGTRATINSGLYEQRIRYMRPQCTVYSQACPLLVPLVEEGWLARRETKMITKQYLRPLRDKQIDTLILGCTHYPLLKKIIAPRIGRKVQIIDSSVEVALDLKTLLQSDEQLRHELYDPDMANRFFVSDIPSPVHGLASTIFGRTVLLEKTDV; translated from the coding sequence ATGATTGGTATTTTTGATTCTGGTGTCGGCGGCATGACAGTCGCCCGCGCCATCGAGACGCTCTGTCCCGGCTTCCCTCTGGTGTATCTTGGCGACCTGGCCCGTTCCCCCTATGGCTCCAAAAGCCCGGCCATGATTACCGAATACTCGCAACGCAACACCGACTTCCTGCTGCGGCAAGGAGCAAAAATTATCGTGATAGCCTGCAACTCGGCGGCGAGCACGGCCTCTTCCTTTTTGCGTGAACACTATTCCCAGACCATTATTGATGTTATTTATCCGGCTGTACAAAAGGCTGCCGCGGTGAGCAAAACCGGTCGCATCGGGGTGATCGGCACCCGGGCAACCATCAACTCCGGCCTGTATGAACAGCGGATTCGGTATATGCGTCCCCAGTGCACGGTCTACAGCCAGGCCTGTCCGCTTCTCGTGCCCTTGGTCGAGGAAGGGTGGCTTGCCCGGCGTGAAACCAAAATGATCACCAAGCAATACCTGCGTCCCCTGCGGGACAAACAGATCGACACCTTGATTCTCGGCTGCACCCACTACCCGCTGCTGAAAAAAATCATTGCCCCCCGTATCGGCCGCAAAGTACAGATTATCGACTCATCGGTGGAGGTCGCCCTCGATTTGAAAACGCTCTTGCAAAGCGATGAGCAGCTTCGTCACGAGCTGTACGATCCCGATATGGCGAACCGTTTTTTCGTCTCAGATATCCCTTCACCGGTCCACGGCTTGGCCAGCACCATCTTTGGCCGCACCGTTCTTCTGGAGAAAACCGATGTATAA